The Candidatus Koribacter versatilis Ellin345 genome has a segment encoding these proteins:
- the aspS gene encoding aspartate--tRNA ligase produces the protein MAKLDFLGELKRTHKCGELRAADANKNVVLMGWVNRRRDLGGLIFIDLRDRTGITQIVFDNSNSELQAKAGDLRSEYCIAVIGTVAKREANTVNKNLPTGEIEVVAKEMRLFNDSKVLPFSIADNSNVNEEVRLKYRYLDLRRPEMQANVQMRHDVTFAIRNYLASQNFLEVETPIMTRSTPEGARDYLVPSRVHPGEFYALPQSPQIFKQILMISNCERYFQIARCFRDEDLRADRQPEFTQIDLEMTFPTQDDVFGVVEGFLTAAWAAAGHKLEGKFPRMSYDDAIRQYGIDKPDLRLPAMNDVKSAFAAENLQTLGIDLDLPVVCVRVPKIGELSRKERDDLKPMLNAKSGAKLFEDFKRLEKSFPEAAAKIKEIVKPEESDLLVVVAGAQRAEKASEIVTRNQSYAVYGAAGQVRLAIAQKYSDRHGCFKKGEFKFLWVTDFPFFEWDENDKRWNAAHHPFTSCHEEDMGKLESDPGGVRALAYDVVLNGTELGSGSIRIHRQDIQSIIFKSLGMGPEEQQQRFGFFLEALQYGTPPHGGIALGLDRIVMILAGATSLREVITFPKTAAATDLMMDAPTPVSAEQLQQLNIKVTKRE, from the coding sequence GTGGCGAAACTGGATTTTCTCGGTGAACTCAAGCGTACGCACAAGTGCGGAGAACTCCGCGCGGCGGATGCCAACAAAAACGTGGTGCTCATGGGATGGGTGAATCGTCGCCGCGATCTCGGCGGGCTGATCTTCATCGACCTGCGCGACCGCACGGGCATTACGCAGATCGTCTTCGATAATTCGAATTCCGAGCTCCAGGCGAAGGCCGGGGACCTGCGCTCCGAATACTGCATCGCAGTGATTGGCACGGTCGCGAAGCGCGAGGCGAACACCGTCAACAAGAACCTGCCGACCGGCGAGATCGAAGTCGTCGCGAAAGAGATGCGGCTGTTCAACGATTCGAAGGTGCTGCCCTTCTCCATTGCCGACAATTCGAACGTCAACGAAGAGGTGCGGCTGAAGTATCGCTACCTCGACCTGCGGCGGCCGGAGATGCAGGCGAACGTGCAGATGCGGCACGACGTGACTTTTGCGATCCGCAACTATCTTGCGTCGCAGAATTTCCTCGAGGTCGAAACGCCGATCATGACGCGCTCGACTCCAGAGGGCGCGCGCGATTATCTCGTTCCGAGCCGCGTGCATCCGGGCGAGTTCTATGCGCTGCCGCAGTCGCCGCAGATCTTCAAGCAGATTTTGATGATCTCCAATTGCGAGCGCTACTTCCAGATCGCGCGCTGCTTCCGCGACGAAGACCTGCGCGCCGACCGCCAGCCGGAATTCACGCAGATCGATTTGGAGATGACCTTCCCGACACAGGACGATGTGTTTGGCGTGGTGGAGGGCTTTCTGACTGCGGCTTGGGCGGCGGCGGGACACAAGCTCGAAGGCAAGTTCCCGCGCATGTCGTACGACGACGCGATTCGGCAGTATGGGATCGACAAGCCAGACCTTCGGCTGCCGGCGATGAACGACGTGAAATCGGCCTTCGCGGCTGAGAACCTGCAAACGCTAGGCATCGATCTCGATCTGCCGGTGGTGTGCGTGCGCGTGCCGAAGATCGGCGAGCTTTCGCGCAAAGAGCGCGACGACCTGAAACCGATGCTCAACGCGAAGTCGGGCGCCAAGCTGTTTGAAGATTTCAAGCGGCTGGAGAAATCGTTCCCCGAGGCTGCGGCGAAGATCAAGGAAATCGTGAAACCGGAAGAGAGCGACCTGCTCGTCGTGGTCGCGGGCGCGCAACGTGCGGAGAAGGCCAGCGAGATCGTGACGCGCAACCAATCCTACGCGGTGTATGGAGCGGCGGGACAGGTGCGGCTGGCGATTGCGCAGAAGTATTCCGACCGCCACGGCTGCTTCAAGAAGGGCGAATTCAAGTTCCTGTGGGTCACGGATTTTCCGTTCTTCGAATGGGACGAGAACGACAAACGCTGGAACGCGGCGCACCATCCGTTTACCTCGTGCCACGAAGAAGACATGGGCAAGCTGGAAAGCGATCCCGGCGGCGTGCGCGCGCTGGCTTACGACGTGGTGCTGAACGGCACTGAACTGGGCTCGGGGTCGATCCGTATTCACCGGCAGGACATCCAGAGCATCATCTTTAAGTCGCTCGGGATGGGACCTGAAGAGCAGCAGCAGCGCTTCGGGTTCTTCCTGGAAGCGTTGCAGTACGGGACGCCTCCGCACGGCGGCATTGCCTTGGGTCTGGACCGCATCGTGATGATTCTGGCGGGGGCGACCAGCCTGCGCGAAGTGATCACCTTCCCGAAAACAGCGGCTGCAACGGACTTGATGATGGACGCGCCGACCCCCGTGAGCGCCGAACAGTTGCAGCAGTTGAACATCAAAGTTACGAAGCGGGAGTAG